A genomic window from Cryobacterium sp. SO2 includes:
- the proC gene encoding pyrroline-5-carboxylate reductase, with protein sequence MTSTTPVTLPAIAFLGAGSMARAVLAGLLKPTVTVTGGIRTTNRSAAKAAELAGTAGVTAWATETEPNANRLAVAGAGIVIVAVKPAMVPDLLAEIADSLDPGTLVVSVAAGVTIATFEKHLPDGVAVIRSMPNTPAVVGMAVTGLSAGTRSTTEQMALATALFETVGEVLVVPEDKIDALSTISGSGPAYVFYLIEQLTRTAIDKGFTPAEAATMVNGTFLGASALLAMSDLTPSELRRQVTSPKGTTERAVQQLETGDLKGLFDRATDAALARARELAAS encoded by the coding sequence ATGACCTCGACCACACCCGTCACCTTGCCCGCCATCGCCTTCCTGGGCGCAGGTTCCATGGCCAGGGCCGTCCTGGCCGGCCTGCTCAAGCCCACCGTCACGGTGACCGGCGGCATCCGCACCACCAACCGCTCGGCGGCCAAAGCGGCCGAGCTGGCCGGCACCGCCGGCGTCACCGCCTGGGCCACCGAGACCGAGCCCAACGCGAATCGTCTCGCGGTAGCCGGGGCCGGCATCGTGATCGTGGCGGTCAAGCCCGCCATGGTGCCCGACCTGCTCGCCGAGATCGCCGACAGCCTGGACCCCGGCACCCTCGTGGTGAGCGTGGCCGCCGGCGTCACGATCGCCACCTTCGAGAAGCACCTGCCGGACGGGGTCGCGGTGATCCGGTCGATGCCGAACACCCCGGCCGTGGTGGGCATGGCCGTCACCGGGCTGAGCGCAGGCACCCGCTCGACGACCGAGCAGATGGCGCTGGCAACGGCGCTGTTCGAGACCGTGGGGGAGGTGCTCGTGGTGCCGGAGGACAAGATCGACGCGCTGAGCACCATCTCCGGCTCGGGCCCGGCCTACGTGTTCTACCTGATCGAACAGCTCACCCGCACGGCCATCGACAAGGGCTTCACCCCGGCGGAGGCGGCCACCATGGTCAACGGCACGTTCCTCGGCGCGAGCGCGCTGCTGGCGATGTCCGACCTCACGCCCTCAGAACTGCGCCGCCAGGTGACCAGCCCCAAGGGCACCACCGAGCGGGCCGTGCAGCAGCTCGAGACCGGCGACCTCAAGGGCCTGTTCGACCGGGCCACGGATGCCGCGCTCGCCCGGGCCCGGGAGCTCGCCGCCTCCTAG
- a CDS encoding TrkA family potassium uptake protein, producing the protein MVDRIKHDAPVLIIGLGRFGAATAGKLDRLGREVLAVDNSEALVQKWSERVTHAVQADAKSIDALRQIGAQDFSVAVCAVGSSVEASVLIVANLVDLKIPQIWAKAISQTHGKILERIGANHVIYPEADSGERVAHLVSGRMLDFIEFDDDFALVKMYPPKPIRGLNLTESGVRTKHNVTVVGVKSPGRPFSYATAETVVSDHDLIIVAGTESDIERFAALGS; encoded by the coding sequence TTGGTTGACCGGATCAAGCACGACGCCCCCGTTCTCATCATCGGGCTGGGTCGTTTCGGTGCGGCGACGGCCGGCAAGCTCGACCGGCTGGGCCGCGAGGTGCTGGCCGTGGACAACAGTGAGGCCCTCGTGCAGAAGTGGTCTGAGCGCGTCACGCACGCTGTGCAGGCCGACGCCAAGTCCATCGACGCCCTGCGCCAGATCGGCGCGCAGGACTTCTCCGTGGCCGTCTGCGCGGTTGGTTCTTCGGTCGAGGCCAGCGTGCTGATCGTCGCGAACCTGGTCGACCTCAAGATCCCGCAGATCTGGGCCAAGGCGATCTCGCAGACGCACGGCAAGATCCTCGAGCGCATCGGCGCCAACCACGTGATCTACCCGGAGGCCGACTCCGGCGAGCGCGTCGCCCACCTCGTGTCGGGGCGGATGCTGGACTTCATCGAGTTCGACGACGACTTCGCGCTCGTGAAGATGTACCCGCCCAAGCCCATCCGCGGCCTCAACCTCACCGAGTCCGGCGTGCGCACCAAGCACAACGTGACCGTCGTCGGCGTGAAGAGCCCCGGTCGGCCGTTCTCCTACGCCACGGCGGAGACCGTGGTCTCCGACCACGACCTCATCATCGTCGCCGGCACCGAGAGCGACATCGAACGCTTCGCCGCCCTCGGCTCCTAG
- a CDS encoding potassium transporter TrkG produces the protein MRDSVDGLVRRSPSRFALLVFTALILLFTLLFSLPIASAGDTETPLHDAVFTAVSVICVTGLSTVDMATHWSPFGNVLVVVGVNIGGVGVLTLASLMGLVISRRLGLRAKLMAASDSNPSRIHMGPVNEGQAVRLGEVGSLLLTVAISTLAIEAAVTLLLFPRMLIDGVPTGEALWQSIYYAAMAFTNTGFSPNAAGIDQFANDYWFLGALMVGVFLGSLGFPVLMTFARSWRRPRRWSVHVKLTLWTTTVLMVVGMIFYIILEFDNPLTFGSLNAGDTIFQSLFMSVMTRSGGFATIDIADLHGSSLLLSDMLMFIGGGSASTAGGIKVTTLAVLFLAAFAEAQGKEQMEAFGRRIPSDILRLAVSVVLWGATTVAVSTILILHISKQALDVVLFDVISAFATVGLSTGLTAELPPEGVYVLAATMFMGRVGTVTLAAALAASQSRQLFKRPEERPIVG, from the coding sequence ATCCGCGATTCCGTTGACGGTCTGGTGCGCCGGTCTCCGTCCAGATTCGCCCTTCTGGTCTTCACCGCCCTGATCCTGCTCTTCACCCTGCTCTTCTCGCTGCCGATCGCCTCGGCGGGCGACACGGAGACCCCGCTGCACGATGCCGTCTTCACCGCGGTCTCGGTGATCTGCGTCACCGGGCTGAGCACCGTCGACATGGCCACGCACTGGTCGCCGTTCGGCAATGTGCTCGTCGTCGTCGGCGTCAACATCGGTGGCGTCGGTGTGCTCACCCTGGCCTCCCTGATGGGCCTGGTCATCTCCCGGCGCCTGGGGCTGCGCGCCAAGCTCATGGCCGCCAGCGACTCGAACCCGTCGCGCATCCATATGGGGCCGGTCAACGAGGGCCAGGCCGTGCGCCTCGGCGAGGTCGGCAGCCTGCTGCTCACGGTGGCCATCAGCACCCTGGCCATCGAGGCTGCCGTCACGCTGCTGTTGTTCCCACGGATGCTCATCGACGGCGTGCCCACCGGCGAAGCCCTCTGGCAGAGCATCTACTACGCCGCGATGGCCTTCACCAACACCGGGTTCAGCCCGAACGCCGCGGGCATCGACCAATTCGCCAACGACTATTGGTTCCTCGGCGCGCTCATGGTGGGCGTGTTCCTGGGCAGCCTGGGCTTCCCGGTGCTGATGACCTTCGCCCGCAGCTGGCGCAGGCCGCGCCGTTGGTCGGTGCACGTGAAGCTCACCCTGTGGACCACCACCGTGCTGATGGTCGTCGGAATGATCTTCTACATCATCCTGGAGTTCGACAACCCGCTGACCTTCGGCTCGTTGAACGCCGGCGACACGATCTTTCAATCGCTGTTCATGTCGGTGATGACCCGGTCGGGCGGCTTCGCCACCATCGACATCGCCGACCTGCACGGCTCCAGCCTGCTGCTCAGCGACATGCTGATGTTCATCGGCGGCGGCTCGGCGTCCACCGCCGGCGGTATCAAGGTGACCACCCTCGCGGTGCTGTTCCTGGCCGCATTCGCCGAGGCCCAGGGCAAGGAGCAGATGGAGGCGTTCGGCCGCCGCATCCCCAGCGACATCCTGCGTCTGGCGGTCAGCGTGGTGCTGTGGGGCGCCACCACGGTGGCCGTGTCCACCATCCTGATTCTGCACATCTCCAAGCAGGCGCTGGATGTGGTGCTCTTCGATGTGATCTCGGCGTTCGCCACCGTGGGGCTGTCGACGGGGTTGACGGCCGAACTGCCGCCGGAGGGCGTGTACGTGCTGGCCGCCACGATGTTCATGGGCCGGGTTGGTACAGTGACTCTCGCGGCGGCGCTGGCAGCGAGCCAGAGCAGACAGTTGTTCAAACGCCCCGAGGAAAGGCCCATCGTTGGTTGA
- a CDS encoding metalloregulator ArsR/SmtB family transcription factor gives MADIFGVVADSTRRDILRILLERYNQSSAAQGELSVSDIVSSLGLSQPTVSKHLKVLREAGLVGVREEGQHRYYHLDYAPLEEIEDWLIPFLSIDVATTVPGASDETEVLKDEQRAFAAAIGKAFADTSFQMSHVVKDKAVTKSVKKWRKND, from the coding sequence ATGGCAGACATCTTTGGCGTGGTGGCGGACTCGACCCGACGCGATATCTTACGCATTCTCCTCGAGCGCTACAACCAGTCCAGCGCCGCCCAGGGGGAGTTGAGTGTCTCCGACATCGTCAGCTCGCTCGGGCTGAGCCAGCCCACGGTGTCCAAGCACCTCAAGGTGCTGCGCGAGGCCGGGCTGGTCGGCGTGCGCGAAGAGGGACAGCACCGGTACTACCACCTCGACTACGCACCGCTGGAGGAGATCGAGGATTGGCTCATCCCGTTCCTCAGCATCGACGTGGCCACCACGGTCCCCGGCGCGTCCGACGAGACCGAGGTTCTCAAGGACGAGCAGCGTGCGTTCGCCGCGGCGATCGGCAAGGCGTTCGCCGACACGTCCTTCCAGATGTCGCACGTGGTCAAGGACAAGGCCGTGACGAAGAGCGTCAAGAAGTGGCGCAAGAACGACTAG
- a CDS encoding helix-turn-helix domain-containing protein has translation MSRELSSDARFDDPRFLTVAEVALLMRVSRMTVYRLVHAGELPAVRFGRSFRVPEAAVLKAIEPPIAPSA, from the coding sequence ATGTCACGCGAGCTCTCCTCCGACGCGCGATTCGACGACCCCCGGTTCCTGACGGTCGCCGAGGTGGCGCTTCTCATGCGGGTCTCGCGGATGACCGTGTACCGCCTCGTGCACGCTGGCGAGCTGCCCGCCGTCAGGTTCGGCCGCTCCTTCCGGGTGCCGGAAGCGGCGGTGCTGAAGGCCATCGAACCACCGATTGCGCCAAGTGCGTAG
- a CDS encoding AURKAIP1/COX24 domain-containing protein: MGSVIKKRRKRMAKKKHRKLLRKTRHQRRNKK; the protein is encoded by the coding sequence GTGGGTTCTGTAATCAAGAAGCGACGCAAGCGTATGGCGAAGAAGAAGCACCGCAAGCTGCTTCGTAAGACTCGCCACCAGCGTCGTAATAAGAAGTAG
- a CDS encoding HAD-IB family hydrolase, which translates to MSDESGPRAIAFFDVDNTLLRGASLYHVGVGAWRRRFITLADILSFGWNQARFLAVGENGINIARLRLRAMEIVTGHTRDELVSLSHEIFDSRLTQRLWPETVAVAHAHLRAGREVWLVTATAQEVADVIAERLDLTGALGTRLDTVDGIFTGQIMDGICHGDRKAVVARGLAEARDIDLTYCWAYSDSHNDIPLLELVGNPVAVNPDAILRRYASARGWPIMQMKVAQLKAAHASKKR; encoded by the coding sequence ATGTCCGACGAATCCGGCCCCCGCGCGATCGCGTTCTTCGACGTGGACAACACCCTGCTGCGCGGCGCCAGCCTGTACCACGTGGGCGTCGGCGCCTGGCGGCGGCGGTTCATCACCCTCGCCGATATCCTGTCCTTCGGCTGGAACCAGGCCCGGTTCCTGGCGGTCGGGGAAAACGGCATCAACATCGCCAGGCTCCGGTTGCGGGCGATGGAAATCGTCACCGGCCACACCCGTGACGAACTCGTCTCCCTCAGCCATGAGATCTTCGATTCCAGGCTCACCCAACGGCTCTGGCCGGAGACCGTCGCCGTGGCGCACGCCCACCTGCGCGCCGGGCGGGAGGTGTGGCTGGTCACCGCGACGGCCCAGGAGGTCGCCGACGTGATCGCGGAGCGCCTGGACCTCACGGGCGCGCTCGGGACCCGGCTCGACACCGTCGACGGCATCTTCACCGGTCAGATCATGGACGGCATCTGCCACGGCGACCGCAAGGCGGTCGTCGCGCGCGGCCTCGCCGAGGCTCGCGACATCGACCTGACCTACTGCTGGGCGTACTCCGACTCGCACAACGACATTCCGCTGCTCGAGCTCGTCGGCAATCCCGTCGCCGTGAACCCGGATGCGATTCTGCGCCGGTATGCGTCTGCGCGCGGCTGGCCGATCATGCAGATGAAGGTCGCCCAGCTCAAGGCCGCCCACGCAAGCAAAAAGCGCTAG
- a CDS encoding glutaredoxin family protein, with protein MSTAHLTLIGKPGCHLCDDARTVVTTVLTDLAAEPGAPQVVLEEKSILDDPELHELYVEDIPVLLINGLVHNYWRIDPVRLHTALLEVR; from the coding sequence ATGTCCACAGCGCACCTGACCCTTATCGGCAAGCCGGGGTGCCACCTCTGCGACGACGCCAGAACCGTCGTCACGACGGTTCTCACGGACCTGGCGGCCGAACCCGGTGCGCCCCAGGTGGTGCTCGAGGAGAAATCGATCCTCGACGACCCGGAGCTGCACGAGCTCTATGTCGAAGACATCCCGGTGCTGCTCATCAATGGGCTGGTCCACAACTATTGGCGCATCGATCCGGTGCGCCTGCACACCGCACTCTTGGAGGTTCGATGA
- a CDS encoding Dabb family protein encodes MTILHIVSWKLAASDPAEKAEHAAQMTARLGGLVGVVDEIRTLRIGPDVVGGANWDIALVAEFDDEAALGRYQVHPAHVEAGRYVKAVTAERMAVDFVV; translated from the coding sequence ATGACCATTCTGCATATCGTGTCGTGGAAGCTGGCCGCATCGGACCCCGCAGAGAAGGCCGAGCATGCCGCCCAGATGACGGCCAGGCTCGGCGGACTCGTCGGTGTCGTCGACGAGATCCGCACGCTGCGCATCGGCCCCGACGTGGTCGGCGGCGCGAACTGGGACATCGCCCTCGTCGCCGAGTTCGACGACGAGGCCGCACTGGGCCGCTACCAGGTGCATCCGGCCCACGTCGAGGCGGGCCGCTACGTGAAGGCGGTCACCGCCGAGCGGATGGCCGTCGACTTCGTCGTCTAG
- the aspS gene encoding aspartate--tRNA(Asn) ligase, producing the protein MNARVLIKNLAALDDGLVSVSGWVETVRDQKKVQFVVLRDESGAVQLVNPRTTDAEGVVVDDEPATTISGLSQGSFVTVTGQLKHDERVKLGGIEIKLASLEVVTLAIPETPIAADSSLDKRMDWRFLDLRQPKSNLIFRIQTTFEHALRTYWIEHDFIELHTPKLMASASESRAELFEVEYFDTKAYLAQSPQFFKQMAQSSGFGKIFEVGPAFRADPSFTSRHATEFTSVDSEISWIDSHEDVIQLHEDLLVAAFTAVKAKHGEEVLALFGVEVTVPSTPFPRIPLAEAKEIVKSRGYEVPRDDDDMDPEGERQIAAYVAETYGHEFVFLTDYASSIRPFYHMRHEGDASLTNSYDLIFNGTEISTGAQREHRIDVLTEQAIEKGVDPAEIAGYLDFFRYGVPSHGGFGMGLARVLMLMLHQASIREVTYLFRGPTRLEP; encoded by the coding sequence GTGAATGCTCGCGTACTGATAAAGAACCTTGCCGCCCTCGACGACGGTCTCGTTTCCGTGTCCGGATGGGTCGAAACCGTCCGAGACCAGAAGAAGGTGCAATTCGTCGTTCTGCGGGACGAATCCGGCGCGGTGCAGCTGGTCAATCCGCGCACCACGGATGCCGAGGGTGTCGTCGTCGACGACGAGCCGGCCACCACCATCTCCGGCCTCTCCCAGGGCAGCTTCGTCACCGTGACGGGCCAGCTCAAGCACGACGAGCGGGTCAAGCTCGGCGGCATCGAGATCAAGCTGGCGTCCCTCGAGGTCGTCACCCTGGCGATCCCCGAGACCCCGATCGCGGCGGACTCCAGCCTGGACAAGCGCATGGACTGGCGCTTCCTCGACCTGCGCCAGCCCAAGTCGAACCTCATCTTCCGCATCCAGACCACGTTCGAGCACGCGCTGCGCACGTACTGGATCGAGCACGACTTCATCGAGCTGCACACCCCGAAGCTGATGGCCAGCGCGAGCGAGTCCCGCGCCGAGTTGTTCGAGGTGGAGTACTTCGACACCAAGGCCTACCTCGCGCAGAGCCCGCAGTTCTTCAAGCAGATGGCGCAGTCCTCTGGCTTCGGCAAGATCTTCGAGGTGGGGCCGGCGTTCCGGGCCGACCCGTCGTTCACCAGCCGGCACGCCACCGAGTTCACCAGCGTCGACTCCGAGATCAGCTGGATCGACAGCCACGAAGACGTCATTCAGCTGCACGAGGACCTGCTCGTGGCCGCGTTCACCGCGGTCAAGGCGAAGCACGGCGAGGAGGTGCTCGCGCTGTTCGGCGTCGAGGTCACCGTTCCGAGCACGCCGTTCCCGCGCATCCCGCTGGCCGAGGCCAAGGAGATCGTCAAGAGCCGCGGCTACGAGGTTCCCCGCGACGACGACGACATGGACCCGGAGGGCGAGCGCCAGATCGCGGCGTACGTCGCCGAGACCTACGGGCACGAGTTCGTGTTCCTCACCGACTACGCATCGAGCATCCGCCCGTTCTATCACATGCGCCACGAGGGCGACGCGAGCCTCACCAACAGCTACGACCTGATCTTCAACGGCACCGAGATCTCCACCGGCGCCCAGCGTGAGCACCGCATCGACGTGCTCACCGAGCAGGCCATCGAGAAGGGCGTCGACCCGGCCGAGATCGCTGGCTACCTCGACTTCTTCCGCTACGGCGTTCCGTCGCACGGTGGTTTCGGCATGGGTCTGGCCCGCGTGCTGATGCTGATGCTGCACCAGGCGTCCATCCGCGAGGTCACCTACCTGTTCCGCGGCCCGACCCGCCTGGAGCCGTAA
- a CDS encoding histidine phosphatase family protein, giving the protein MVASQVHLVRHGEVFNPQRVLYGRLPGFRLSDLGQQMAEAAAADLVARARPVVRVIASPLQRTQESAAPIMAAFGLPIHLDERLIEPANRFEGKRMRGPGGALRDPRNWPSLINPARPSWGEPFRSISTRMLAAIDDAFHSVDDGDVVLVSHQLPIWMVHRSLAKERLAHDPRKRRCDLSSITTLTLRGNVPAEVAYASPAAALLVPANDVGAV; this is encoded by the coding sequence GTGGTAGCTAGCCAAGTACATCTCGTGCGTCACGGTGAGGTTTTCAACCCCCAGCGCGTGCTTTACGGCAGACTTCCCGGCTTCAGGCTGTCCGATTTGGGACAGCAGATGGCCGAGGCGGCTGCCGCAGACCTCGTCGCGCGTGCGCGCCCCGTCGTGCGGGTGATCGCGTCGCCGCTGCAGCGCACCCAGGAGTCCGCCGCCCCGATCATGGCGGCCTTCGGCCTGCCCATCCACCTGGACGAGCGCCTCATCGAGCCCGCCAACCGGTTCGAGGGCAAGCGGATGCGCGGCCCGGGCGGCGCCCTGCGTGACCCGCGCAACTGGCCCAGCCTGATCAACCCGGCCCGGCCCAGCTGGGGCGAACCGTTCCGATCTATCTCTACCCGGATGCTCGCGGCGATCGATGACGCCTTCCATTCCGTCGACGACGGTGACGTTGTGCTGGTCAGCCACCAATTGCCGATCTGGATGGTGCACCGCAGCCTGGCCAAGGAGCGTCTCGCCCACGACCCGCGCAAGCGCCGCTGCGACCTGTCCAGCATCACCACCCTGACTCTGCGCGGCAACGTGCCCGCCGAGGTCGCCTACGCGAGCCCTGCCGCCGCCCTGCTGGTTCCCGCCAATGACGTGGGTGCAGTGTGA
- a CDS encoding TlpA disulfide reductase family protein, which translates to MSRPRRIAAILAGFAVAALVLSGCSSDDSLANQYREGNSKGYIAGDGSVTEIPADERGEAIEFDSTLEDGSAVSSADYAGEVLVVNFWYASCAPCRAEAPDLKTISEQFAGEGASFLGVNVRDQPASAIAFNEAYEISYPSAMDVDDGGMQLAFSGSIPPNAVPTTLVLDSSGRVAARILGQVDSPSILETLIKDTIAEDG; encoded by the coding sequence GTGAGCCGGCCGCGCCGCATTGCGGCCATCCTCGCCGGGTTCGCTGTTGCTGCCCTGGTCCTCTCCGGCTGCTCGAGCGACGATTCCCTGGCCAACCAGTATCGGGAAGGCAACAGCAAGGGCTACATCGCCGGCGATGGCAGTGTCACCGAAATCCCCGCTGACGAACGCGGTGAGGCCATCGAGTTCGACAGCACCCTCGAAGACGGCTCAGCGGTCAGCTCCGCCGATTACGCCGGCGAGGTGCTCGTGGTCAACTTCTGGTACGCCAGTTGCGCCCCCTGCCGCGCAGAGGCCCCCGATCTCAAGACCATCAGCGAGCAGTTCGCCGGCGAGGGCGCCAGCTTCCTGGGAGTGAACGTGCGCGACCAGCCCGCCAGCGCCATCGCCTTCAACGAGGCCTACGAGATCAGCTATCCGTCGGCGATGGATGTCGACGACGGCGGCATGCAACTCGCCTTCAGCGGCAGCATCCCCCCGAACGCCGTGCCCACCACGCTGGTGCTGGACTCCTCCGGCCGGGTCGCCGCGCGCATCCTCGGCCAGGTCGACTCGCCGTCCATCCTGGAAACCCTGATCAAGGACACGATTGCCGAGGACGGCTAG
- a CDS encoding cytochrome c biogenesis protein CcdA, with amino-acid sequence MGNPFGEIVFSGQLFLAIPIAVLAGLVSFASPCILPLVPGYLAYIGGFADGRTGSALSARRGRSRLLLGVALFVLGFTLVFVLTGVVFGFAGFWLNQYRDLITRIAGVIVILLGLVFVGQFGAMQRTIKSSWRPRMGLAGAPVLGAVFAVGWTPCTGPTLTAINSLSLSTGSPWQGGLLALFYALGLGIPFLLIALGLNWATGAVAFLKRHIRAINLFGGVLLIVIGVLMVSGVWNAWLLNLQGVIGSYVPAI; translated from the coding sequence GTGGGCAATCCCTTCGGTGAGATCGTCTTCAGCGGGCAACTGTTCCTGGCGATCCCGATCGCAGTGCTGGCCGGCCTCGTCTCGTTCGCCTCACCGTGCATCCTGCCGCTCGTGCCCGGCTACCTGGCCTACATCGGCGGGTTCGCCGACGGACGCACCGGCTCCGCGCTCAGCGCCCGCCGCGGGCGGAGCCGGCTGCTGCTCGGCGTGGCACTGTTCGTCCTCGGGTTCACGCTGGTCTTCGTGCTCACCGGCGTGGTGTTCGGCTTCGCCGGCTTCTGGCTCAACCAGTACCGCGACCTGATCACCCGCATCGCCGGCGTCATCGTGATCCTGCTCGGCCTGGTCTTCGTCGGCCAGTTCGGCGCGATGCAACGCACCATCAAGTCGTCCTGGCGGCCGCGGATGGGCCTGGCCGGCGCCCCCGTGCTCGGCGCGGTCTTCGCGGTCGGTTGGACGCCCTGCACCGGCCCCACGCTCACGGCCATCAACTCGCTCAGCCTCAGCACCGGCTCGCCCTGGCAGGGCGGCCTGCTCGCGCTGTTCTACGCGCTCGGCCTGGGCATCCCGTTCCTGCTCATCGCCCTCGGTCTGAACTGGGCCACCGGGGCCGTAGCCTTTCTCAAGCGTCACATCCGGGCAATCAACCTGTTCGGCGGCGTGCTCCTGATCGTTATCGGGGTGCTCATGGTGAGCGGCGTGTGGAATGCCTGGCTCCTGAACCTGCAAGGGGTGATTGGCAGTTATGTCCCGGCCATCTGA
- a CDS encoding cytochrome c biogenesis protein ResB, producing MSRPSDHIDSAPAPSGDGITQPKLGFVGTLRWFWRQLTSMRTALFLLLLLAIAAVPGSLVPQRSSDPNGVTQYFTDNPDLAPLLDKIQAFDVYSSAWFSSIYLLLFISLIGCVIPRTKHHLQALRAKPPKTPARLGRLAGFTTRTAPAGTDAATAVASARTLLKQGRYRVALFDSPTEFSASAERGYMRETGNLVFHSALVGLLVVVGFGSGFGFSGQRVLVEGQTFVNTLLAYDSFNPGRFFNDTGLDPYKLTLDDFEVSYETQNLEAFGQPVDFTAGVTVTPRGGDAQAGEVRVNDPLRTGGTSVYLLGNGYAPTITVRDPEGTVVFTDSVPFLPQDANLTSLGIVKVPDGLAEQVGLVGFFYPTQDETTTGSYFSSFPDLEYPVLTLNVYAGDLGLNDGVPTSVYALDTDTMEPLATRTSDIKPLELKPGETQELPNGLGSVTFENATPDAAEGDYSGSVLRFASFDIHHDPTQGWVLLFAVLVLGGLLTSLFVPRRRLWVKAIEQADGSVRLEYAGLARGEDPGLESAVTALADRHAALLERGSAERTSPAPKTADPA from the coding sequence ATGTCCCGGCCATCTGACCACATCGACTCCGCCCCGGCGCCCTCCGGCGACGGCATCACCCAACCCAAGCTCGGCTTCGTCGGCACCCTGCGCTGGTTCTGGCGCCAGCTCACCAGCATGCGCACGGCCCTGTTCCTGCTTCTGCTGCTCGCGATCGCCGCCGTGCCAGGCTCCCTGGTGCCCCAGCGCAGTTCAGACCCGAACGGCGTCACCCAGTACTTCACCGACAACCCGGACCTCGCACCGTTGCTCGACAAGATCCAGGCGTTCGACGTGTACTCCTCGGCTTGGTTCTCCTCTATCTACCTGCTGCTGTTCATCTCGCTGATCGGCTGCGTCATCCCGCGCACCAAGCATCACCTGCAAGCCCTCCGTGCCAAGCCGCCGAAGACCCCCGCGCGCCTCGGCCGGCTGGCCGGCTTCACCACCCGCACCGCCCCGGCGGGCACGGATGCCGCCACCGCCGTCGCATCCGCCCGCACCCTGCTCAAACAGGGCCGCTACCGGGTGGCCCTGTTCGACAGCCCCACAGAGTTCTCGGCCTCCGCCGAACGCGGGTACATGCGCGAGACCGGCAACCTGGTGTTCCACTCCGCCCTGGTGGGACTGCTCGTGGTCGTCGGCTTCGGCAGCGGTTTCGGCTTCAGCGGCCAGCGGGTGCTGGTGGAGGGCCAGACCTTCGTGAACACGCTGTTGGCGTACGACTCGTTCAACCCCGGCCGGTTCTTCAACGACACCGGGCTCGACCCCTACAAGCTCACCCTCGACGACTTCGAGGTGAGCTACGAGACCCAGAACCTCGAGGCGTTCGGCCAGCCCGTCGACTTCACCGCCGGAGTCACCGTGACCCCGCGCGGCGGCGACGCCCAGGCCGGCGAGGTTCGGGTCAATGACCCGCTCCGCACCGGCGGCACCAGCGTTTACCTGCTCGGCAACGGCTACGCGCCCACCATCACGGTGCGGGATCCAGAGGGCACCGTGGTGTTCACCGACTCCGTGCCGTTCCTGCCGCAGGACGCCAACCTCACCTCGCTGGGCATCGTGAAGGTGCCGGACGGCCTGGCCGAGCAGGTGGGCCTGGTCGGCTTCTTCTACCCGACCCAGGACGAGACCACCACCGGCTCCTATTTCTCCAGCTTCCCCGACCTCGAGTACCCGGTGCTCACCCTCAACGTGTACGCGGGTGACCTGGGGCTCAACGACGGCGTACCCACCTCGGTGTATGCCCTCGACACCGACACGATGGAGCCGCTGGCCACCCGAACGAGCGACATCAAGCCGCTCGAGCTGAAGCCGGGCGAAACGCAGGAACTGCCCAACGGGCTGGGCTCCGTGACCTTCGAGAACGCCACCCCGGATGCCGCCGAAGGCGACTATTCGGGTTCGGTGCTGCGGTTCGCGTCGTTCGACATCCACCACGACCCCACCCAGGGCTGGGTGCTCCTGTTCGCCGTGCTCGTGCTCGGCGGGCTACTCACCTCGCTGTTCGTGCCGCGTCGCCGGCTCTGGGTCAAAGCCATCGAACAGGCGGATGGGTCGGTGCGGCTCGAATACGCCGGACTCGCCCGCGGTGAGGACCCCGGCCTGGAGTCCGCGGTGACGGCCCTCGCGGACCGGCACGCCGCCCTGCTCGAGCGCGGCTCTGCTGAGCGCACAAGTCCGGCTCCTAAAACCGCTGATCCCGCTTAG